Proteins encoded together in one Anticarsia gemmatalis isolate Benzon Research Colony breed Stoneville strain chromosome 1, ilAntGemm2 primary, whole genome shotgun sequence window:
- the LOC142974266 gene encoding uncharacterized protein LOC142974266 isoform X2 translates to MTLSGSFDDPLTTTDVLDSSVNLNSLYCSHLWTNSKLRNGIVNAQCRDRNMITYCYTCKGKIRKYEVKSPRSFAPRNHSTPSKETTIETEEPPENELQEYPIEINTSREVCPYNNSVPRDPESTNVESNLRIPSISQQIDSSFRQKYISYEMESNNIRRQRLSKSMRGFGCIVNFATTDSPVKKRTQIQACSISVMIVAIVIISFILVNFTNPNFKGLTDKTSTTVVPTKTVDFNETASAITNVYSDLPSIKEINVTEEYFTTTESSDVITESSSSTNVIAKIRKNIRTYPKASNKNEHSAIHKDINNRDLSQRFCSCQNNEICMLDENSGTSVCRKPIDDDDPTGCGGLCALETEACQLVDKARGVRVCRLLTLVTCSPEEWRCRNGLCVPAAARCDGAIQCYDRSDEMYCGKVS, encoded by the exons ATGACACTATCAGGGAGTTTCGATGACCCCTTAACTACGACTGATGTCCTTGATAGTTCTGTTAACTTAAATTCCTTATATTGTTCCCATCTTTGGACTAATAGTAAATTACGTAATGGAATAGTAAATGCACAATGTAGAGACAGAAATATGATAACATACTGTTACACCTGTAAAGGCAAAATAAGAAAGTATGAAGTCAAATCACCAAGAAGCTTCGCTCCTCGTAATCATTCCACCCCTAGCAAAGAAACCACAATAGAAACAGAGGAACCGCCTGAGAATGAACTACAAGAATATCCTATTGAAATAAACACGAGTAGAGAGGTTTGTCCTTACAATAACAGTGTTCCTAGAGATCCAGAGTCCACGAACGTGGAGAGTAACCTTCGCATTCCTTCCATATCACAACAGATAGATTCCAGTTTCaggcaaaaatatatttcttatgaaATGGAATCTAATAATATTAGGCGACAGAGACTGAGTAAAAGCATGAGAGGTTTTGGATGTATAGTTAATTTTGCTACGACTGATAGTCCTGTAAAAAAGAGAACTCAAATACAAGCATGCTCAATAAGTGTAATGATTGTAGCAATAGTAATCATAAGCTTTATTTTGGTCAATTTTACTAATCCTAATTTTAAAGGTTTGACCGACAAAACTAGTACAACTGTAGTGCCAACTAAAACTGTAGACTTCAATGAAACAGCGTCAGCCATTACTAATGTATATTCAGATCTGCCGTCAATAAAGGAGATCAATGTTACAGAAGAATATTTTACTACAACCGAGTCAAGCGATGTTATCACTGAGAGTTCATCGTCAACCAATGTCATTGCTAAGAttcgtaaaaatataagaacatATCCAAAGGCTTCAAATAAGAATGAACACAGTGCAAtacataaagatataaataacaGAGATTTATCACAACGATTTTGCTCGTGCCAAAATAATGAAATCTGTATGTTAGATGAGAACAGTGGGACATCTGTATGTAGAAAACCAATAGATGATGACGATCCGACAG GTTGTGGGGGGCTGTGTGCTCTAGAGACTGAAGCGTGTCAGCTTGTGGATAAAGCGCGAGGGGTCCGCGTATGTCGTTTGCTGACACTTGTAACCTGCTCACCCGAAGAGTGGCGTTGTCGTAACGGTTTGTGCGTACCGGCAGCTGCCCGATGTGACGGTGCCATCCAGTGCTATGACCGTTCAGATGAAATGTATTGTGGTAAGGTGTCTTAG
- the LOC142974266 gene encoding uncharacterized protein LOC142974266 isoform X3 — MTKEYFTTTESSDVITESSSSTNVIAKIRKNIRTYPKASNKNEHSAIHKDINNRDLSQRFCSCQNNEICMLDENSGTSVCRKPIDDDDPTGCGGLCALETEACQLVDKARGVRVCRLLTLVTCSPEEWRCRNGLCVPAAARCDGAIQCYDRSDEMYCDCDLTKQFRCGHSISCFSHTKLCDGIIDCWDGYDEVNCTNECPDEQFTCNNGQCIVASRFCDGLADCADSSDEPDGCGGNCGAHEIRCRNQRCVSRSVRCDGQDNCGDASDELHCTK; from the exons ATGACAA AAGAATATTTTACTACAACCGAGTCAAGCGATGTTATCACTGAGAGTTCATCGTCAACCAATGTCATTGCTAAGAttcgtaaaaatataagaacatATCCAAAGGCTTCAAATAAGAATGAACACAGTGCAAtacataaagatataaataacaGAGATTTATCACAACGATTTTGCTCGTGCCAAAATAATGAAATCTGTATGTTAGATGAGAACAGTGGGACATCTGTATGTAGAAAACCAATAGATGATGACGATCCGACAG GTTGTGGGGGGCTGTGTGCTCTAGAGACTGAAGCGTGTCAGCTTGTGGATAAAGCGCGAGGGGTCCGCGTATGTCGTTTGCTGACACTTGTAACCTGCTCACCCGAAGAGTGGCGTTGTCGTAACGGTTTGTGCGTACCGGCAGCTGCCCGATGTGACGGTGCCATCCAGTGCTATGACCGTTCAGATGAAATGTATTGTG ATTGTGATCTAACAAAACAATTTCGATGTGGTCATTCTATATCTTGTTTCTCCCACACGAAACTGTGTGATGGGATTATTGATTGCTGGGACGGGTACGATGAAGTCAATTGTACTAATG aaTGCCCAGACGAGCAATTTACCTGCAACAACGGTCAATGCATTGTCGCTTCAAGATTTTGTGACGGGCTAGCGGACTGTGCGGACAGTAGTGACGAGCCAGACGGATGCGGAGGTAATTGCGGGGCACACGAGATACGATGTAGGAACCAACGCTGTGTATCGCGCTCTGTTCGCTGCGATGGCCAAGATAACTGCGGCGATGCCAGCGACGAGTTACATTGTACTAAATAA
- the LOC142974266 gene encoding uncharacterized protein LOC142974266 isoform X4 → MLDENSGTSVCRKPIDDDDPTGCGGLCALETEACQLVDKARGVRVCRLLTLVTCSPEEWRCRNGLCVPAAARCDGAIQCYDRSDEMYCDCDLTKQFRCGHSISCFSHTKLCDGIIDCWDGYDEVNCTNECPDEQFTCNNGQCIVASRFCDGLADCADSSDEPDGCGGNCGAHEIRCRNQRCVSRSVRCDGQDNCGDASDELHCTK, encoded by the exons ATGTTAGATGAGAACAGTGGGACATCTGTATGTAGAAAACCAATAGATGATGACGATCCGACAG GTTGTGGGGGGCTGTGTGCTCTAGAGACTGAAGCGTGTCAGCTTGTGGATAAAGCGCGAGGGGTCCGCGTATGTCGTTTGCTGACACTTGTAACCTGCTCACCCGAAGAGTGGCGTTGTCGTAACGGTTTGTGCGTACCGGCAGCTGCCCGATGTGACGGTGCCATCCAGTGCTATGACCGTTCAGATGAAATGTATTGTG ATTGTGATCTAACAAAACAATTTCGATGTGGTCATTCTATATCTTGTTTCTCCCACACGAAACTGTGTGATGGGATTATTGATTGCTGGGACGGGTACGATGAAGTCAATTGTACTAATG aaTGCCCAGACGAGCAATTTACCTGCAACAACGGTCAATGCATTGTCGCTTCAAGATTTTGTGACGGGCTAGCGGACTGTGCGGACAGTAGTGACGAGCCAGACGGATGCGGAGGTAATTGCGGGGCACACGAGATACGATGTAGGAACCAACGCTGTGTATCGCGCTCTGTTCGCTGCGATGGCCAAGATAACTGCGGCGATGCCAGCGACGAGTTACATTGTACTAAATAA
- the LOC142974266 gene encoding uncharacterized protein LOC142974266 isoform X1, which yields MTLSGSFDDPLTTTDVLDSSVNLNSLYCSHLWTNSKLRNGIVNAQCRDRNMITYCYTCKGKIRKYEVKSPRSFAPRNHSTPSKETTIETEEPPENELQEYPIEINTSREVCPYNNSVPRDPESTNVESNLRIPSISQQIDSSFRQKYISYEMESNNIRRQRLSKSMRGFGCIVNFATTDSPVKKRTQIQACSISVMIVAIVIISFILVNFTNPNFKGLTDKTSTTVVPTKTVDFNETASAITNVYSDLPSIKEINVTEEYFTTTESSDVITESSSSTNVIAKIRKNIRTYPKASNKNEHSAIHKDINNRDLSQRFCSCQNNEICMLDENSGTSVCRKPIDDDDPTGCGGLCALETEACQLVDKARGVRVCRLLTLVTCSPEEWRCRNGLCVPAAARCDGAIQCYDRSDEMYCDCDLTKQFRCGHSISCFSHTKLCDGIIDCWDGYDEVNCTNECPDEQFTCNNGQCIVASRFCDGLADCADSSDEPDGCGGNCGAHEIRCRNQRCVSRSVRCDGQDNCGDASDELHCTK from the exons ATGACACTATCAGGGAGTTTCGATGACCCCTTAACTACGACTGATGTCCTTGATAGTTCTGTTAACTTAAATTCCTTATATTGTTCCCATCTTTGGACTAATAGTAAATTACGTAATGGAATAGTAAATGCACAATGTAGAGACAGAAATATGATAACATACTGTTACACCTGTAAAGGCAAAATAAGAAAGTATGAAGTCAAATCACCAAGAAGCTTCGCTCCTCGTAATCATTCCACCCCTAGCAAAGAAACCACAATAGAAACAGAGGAACCGCCTGAGAATGAACTACAAGAATATCCTATTGAAATAAACACGAGTAGAGAGGTTTGTCCTTACAATAACAGTGTTCCTAGAGATCCAGAGTCCACGAACGTGGAGAGTAACCTTCGCATTCCTTCCATATCACAACAGATAGATTCCAGTTTCaggcaaaaatatatttcttatgaaATGGAATCTAATAATATTAGGCGACAGAGACTGAGTAAAAGCATGAGAGGTTTTGGATGTATAGTTAATTTTGCTACGACTGATAGTCCTGTAAAAAAGAGAACTCAAATACAAGCATGCTCAATAAGTGTAATGATTGTAGCAATAGTAATCATAAGCTTTATTTTGGTCAATTTTACTAATCCTAATTTTAAAGGTTTGACCGACAAAACTAGTACAACTGTAGTGCCAACTAAAACTGTAGACTTCAATGAAACAGCGTCAGCCATTACTAATGTATATTCAGATCTGCCGTCAATAAAGGAGATCAATGTTACAGAAGAATATTTTACTACAACCGAGTCAAGCGATGTTATCACTGAGAGTTCATCGTCAACCAATGTCATTGCTAAGAttcgtaaaaatataagaacatATCCAAAGGCTTCAAATAAGAATGAACACAGTGCAAtacataaagatataaataacaGAGATTTATCACAACGATTTTGCTCGTGCCAAAATAATGAAATCTGTATGTTAGATGAGAACAGTGGGACATCTGTATGTAGAAAACCAATAGATGATGACGATCCGACAG GTTGTGGGGGGCTGTGTGCTCTAGAGACTGAAGCGTGTCAGCTTGTGGATAAAGCGCGAGGGGTCCGCGTATGTCGTTTGCTGACACTTGTAACCTGCTCACCCGAAGAGTGGCGTTGTCGTAACGGTTTGTGCGTACCGGCAGCTGCCCGATGTGACGGTGCCATCCAGTGCTATGACCGTTCAGATGAAATGTATTGTG ATTGTGATCTAACAAAACAATTTCGATGTGGTCATTCTATATCTTGTTTCTCCCACACGAAACTGTGTGATGGGATTATTGATTGCTGGGACGGGTACGATGAAGTCAATTGTACTAATG aaTGCCCAGACGAGCAATTTACCTGCAACAACGGTCAATGCATTGTCGCTTCAAGATTTTGTGACGGGCTAGCGGACTGTGCGGACAGTAGTGACGAGCCAGACGGATGCGGAGGTAATTGCGGGGCACACGAGATACGATGTAGGAACCAACGCTGTGTATCGCGCTCTGTTCGCTGCGATGGCCAAGATAACTGCGGCGATGCCAGCGACGAGTTACATTGTACTAAATAA